In one window of Gemmatimonadetes bacterium SCN 70-22 DNA:
- a CDS encoding deoxyuridine 5'-triphosphate nucleotidohydrolase, translated as MTPTFSVPVRRLPLNPDLPLPARQTSDSAGYDVRSSEPDFVFAPGERRAVATGLAFALPPGVEMQVRPRSGLALGQGITVPNAPGTIDPDYRGELRVILLHAGTEPVTIRRGDRIAQLVFARFEAPALQEVDALDETARGTGGFGSTGI; from the coding sequence ATGACCCCTACCTTTTCCGTGCCGGTGCGGCGGCTGCCGCTCAACCCGGACCTGCCGCTTCCGGCCAGACAAACGAGTGACAGCGCCGGCTACGACGTGCGCTCGAGCGAGCCGGACTTCGTCTTTGCACCTGGCGAGCGACGCGCGGTGGCAACCGGGCTCGCCTTCGCCCTCCCGCCCGGCGTCGAAATGCAGGTGCGCCCGCGCTCCGGCCTGGCGCTGGGGCAGGGGATCACCGTCCCCAACGCCCCCGGAACGATCGACCCCGACTACCGTGGCGAGCTCCGGGTGATCCTCCTCCACGCCGGCACCGAGCCCGTCACCATCCGGCGCGGCGACCGCATCGCCCAGCTGGTCTTCGCCCGCTTCGAGGCGCCGGCGCTGCAGGAAGTGGATGCCCTGGACGAGACGGCCCGCGGGACCGGAGGGTTCGGGAGCACCGGGATCTGA
- a CDS encoding acetyl-CoA carboxylase subunit beta: MVWFRKEKKPRQRRERLEIPADAWEKCEACAHTDIREKFARNLNVCPNCDYHRRIRAIEYVQLLLDDDKWEEVETDLRSVDALGFPDYEGRLKKARANAGDTDAIMTVAGTLGEMPVNLGVMDFAFMGGSMGSVVGEKIARLAQRSLERKHPLVVISASGGARMQEGVLSLMQMAKVSAVLSQLAERRIPYVSILTNPTTGGVSASYAMLGDAIIAEPGAVIGFAGPRVIKQTLGQDLPEGFQTAEFLLDHGILDLVAHRKELKQTVGRLLRHMSGKPAAAAWATT; this comes from the coding sequence ATGGTCTGGTTCCGGAAGGAGAAGAAGCCTCGGCAGCGTCGCGAGCGGCTGGAGATCCCCGCCGACGCGTGGGAGAAGTGCGAGGCGTGCGCCCACACCGACATCCGCGAGAAGTTCGCGCGGAACCTCAACGTCTGCCCCAACTGCGACTATCACCGGCGCATTCGGGCGATCGAGTACGTGCAACTCCTGCTCGACGACGACAAGTGGGAGGAGGTGGAGACAGACCTGCGCTCGGTGGATGCGCTGGGCTTCCCCGACTACGAGGGGCGCCTGAAGAAGGCACGCGCCAACGCCGGCGACACCGACGCGATCATGACGGTGGCCGGGACGCTGGGTGAGATGCCGGTCAACCTCGGGGTGATGGACTTTGCCTTCATGGGCGGCTCGATGGGATCGGTGGTGGGCGAGAAGATCGCGCGCCTGGCGCAGCGGTCGCTCGAGCGCAAGCACCCGCTGGTGGTGATCTCGGCGTCGGGGGGGGCGCGCATGCAGGAGGGGGTGCTCTCGCTCATGCAGATGGCGAAGGTCTCGGCCGTGCTCTCGCAACTGGCCGAACGGCGCATTCCGTACGTCTCGATCCTCACCAATCCCACCACGGGGGGCGTGAGCGCGAGCTACGCCATGCTGGGAGACGCGATCATCGCCGAGCCGGGGGCCGTGATCGGCTTCGCGGGGCCGCGTGTCATCAAGCAGACGCTGGGCCAGGACCTGCCCGAGGGGTTCCAGACGGCGGAGTTCCTGCTGGACCACGGGATCCTCGACCTGGTGGCGCACCGCAAGGAGCTCAAGCAGACCGTGGGCCGTCTGTTGCGCCACATGAGTGGCAAGCCGGCAGCCGCGGCATGGGCGACGACCTGA
- a CDS encoding rod shape-determining protein MreD, producing MSLPRAVRTLLLFVALVAAQYFVRPLLGWRVPVDFLVIAVLLIAVRVRPGGAALIGFLLGLVADSLAPESFGAAALAMTLVGFGASWLKAVFFSDNVFLHAFFFFIGKWAFDTIFVFAARQGGLYEMATRVALWSPMEAAVTAVAGVGVLLLFRGMLEAPAT from the coding sequence ATGAGCCTTCCCCGCGCGGTCCGGACGCTCCTCCTCTTCGTCGCCCTCGTCGCGGCGCAGTACTTTGTGCGCCCGCTGCTGGGGTGGCGGGTCCCGGTGGACTTCCTGGTCATCGCGGTCCTCCTGATCGCGGTGCGCGTGCGCCCGGGGGGGGCGGCGCTGATCGGGTTCCTGCTCGGGCTCGTCGCCGACTCCCTCGCGCCCGAGAGCTTCGGTGCCGCGGCGCTGGCCATGACACTGGTCGGCTTCGGCGCCTCGTGGCTCAAGGCCGTCTTCTTCTCCGACAACGTCTTCCTGCACGCCTTCTTCTTCTTCATCGGGAAGTGGGCGTTCGACACGATCTTCGTGTTCGCCGCCCGGCAGGGCGGATTGTACGAGATGGCGACGCGCGTCGCGCTGTGGTCGCCGATGGAGGCGGCGGTGACGGCGGTCGCCGGGGTTGGGGTGCTTCTCCTCTTCCGCGGCATGCTGGAGGCCCCGGCGACGTGA
- a CDS encoding penicillin-binding protein 2: protein MSLHPNDIQRRGRLASWLVALSLILLASGFFRAQVLESARFQLSSEKNRLREVPIPAARGIIYDRHGDVIAENVPGYSVSILSSSADSLRSTLQRLSTIIGLAPDEIESAVRRLRRDPNRPTVVLADASFDQVSVLEEHRTEFPSLIIQAAPKRRYPDGPIVSAFAGYISEINEAELNSTEYKSYKSGQQIGRAGLEQQYERQLRGVEGSRFVEVDARGRVVREAGARPDRPAKPAPALRTNIDLDLQRYVASYFGDSLVGGVVAIEPSSGAVLAIHSAPTFDPNRFIGGVSASYYKELTEDTRRPLYNKAMQGRYPPASTFKLATAAMALEAGLVDFDTRMEQPCTGGYTFGTRYFRCWDRKGHGNVNLSQAIAKSCDVYFYQLGLRMTLSRMLAGGVKLKFREKSGIDLPNETTPQWPYAVEYFNKRYGPNGWTNAVTLNLSIGQGENTQTILNMARFYTALATDGSAARPEVVTRKPERTKILDLTPAQLAGLRDAMADVVSGRGTAASAAIQGVILAGKTGTAQNETGKDHAWFVGFAPKDDPKIVVAVMLWQGEHGYAAARIASKVVEHYLKRPTIQPANVEGGD from the coding sequence GTGAGCCTCCACCCGAACGACATCCAGCGGCGAGGGCGGCTCGCCTCGTGGCTGGTGGCGCTCTCGCTGATCCTCCTGGCCAGCGGCTTCTTCCGGGCCCAGGTGCTGGAGAGCGCCCGCTTCCAGTTGTCGTCGGAGAAGAACCGGCTGCGCGAGGTCCCGATTCCGGCGGCGCGCGGGATCATCTACGACCGGCACGGGGACGTCATCGCCGAGAACGTCCCGGGGTATTCGGTCTCCATCCTGAGCTCGAGTGCCGACTCCCTGCGCTCCACGCTGCAGCGGCTCTCGACGATCATCGGACTCGCGCCCGACGAGATCGAGTCGGCGGTGCGGCGCCTGCGGCGCGACCCCAACCGGCCCACGGTGGTGCTGGCCGACGCCTCGTTCGACCAGGTGTCGGTGCTCGAGGAACACCGGACGGAGTTCCCGAGCCTGATCATCCAGGCGGCGCCCAAGCGGCGCTATCCCGACGGGCCGATCGTCTCGGCGTTCGCCGGCTACATCAGCGAGATCAACGAGGCCGAGCTCAACTCGACCGAGTACAAGTCGTACAAGTCGGGGCAGCAGATCGGCCGCGCGGGGCTCGAACAGCAGTACGAGCGACAGCTGCGGGGTGTCGAGGGATCGCGCTTCGTGGAGGTCGACGCGCGCGGGCGCGTCGTGCGCGAGGCGGGAGCGCGCCCCGACCGGCCAGCGAAGCCGGCGCCGGCCTTGCGCACCAACATCGACCTCGACCTGCAGCGCTACGTCGCGAGCTACTTCGGCGACTCGCTCGTCGGCGGCGTGGTGGCGATCGAGCCCAGCAGCGGGGCGGTGCTCGCGATTCACAGCGCCCCCACCTTCGACCCCAACCGTTTCATCGGCGGCGTGTCGGCGTCGTACTACAAGGAGCTCACCGAGGACACGCGTCGCCCCCTGTACAACAAGGCGATGCAGGGGCGCTACCCGCCGGCCTCGACGTTCAAGCTGGCAACGGCCGCCATGGCGCTCGAGGCCGGGCTGGTCGACTTCGACACGCGGATGGAGCAGCCGTGCACGGGTGGCTACACGTTCGGGACGCGCTACTTCCGCTGCTGGGATCGCAAGGGGCACGGCAACGTGAACCTGTCGCAGGCCATCGCGAAGTCGTGCGACGTCTACTTCTACCAGCTCGGCCTGCGGATGACCCTCTCGCGGATGCTGGCGGGCGGAGTGAAGCTCAAGTTCCGCGAGAAGAGCGGGATCGACCTCCCCAACGAGACCACGCCGCAGTGGCCATACGCGGTCGAGTACTTCAACAAGCGGTACGGGCCGAACGGGTGGACCAACGCGGTCACGCTCAACCTGTCGATCGGGCAGGGGGAGAACACCCAAACGATCCTGAACATGGCGCGGTTCTACACCGCGCTGGCGACCGATGGCTCGGCGGCGCGCCCCGAGGTGGTGACGCGGAAGCCGGAGCGGACGAAGATCCTGGACCTCACCCCCGCGCAGCTGGCAGGGCTGCGCGACGCCATGGCCGATGTGGTGTCGGGACGGGGGACGGCGGCGAGTGCCGCCATCCAGGGGGTCATCCTGGCGGGCAAGACCGGCACCGCCCAGAACGAGACGGGAAAGGACCACGCCTGGTTCGTCGGCTTCGCCCCCAAGGATGATCCCAAGATCGTCGTGGCGGTGATGCTCTGGCAGGGCGAGCACGGATATGCGGCGGCCCGCATCGCGTCAAAGGTGGTCGAGCACTACCTCAAGCGTCCCACCATCCAGCCGGCCAACGTCGAGGGGGGCGATTGA
- a CDS encoding alanine dehydrogenase, producing MLIGVPKEIKTNENRIALVPAGAEALVAAGHQVLIEKGAGEGSGFDDSDYTAVGAQIAPDAAATWAKADMIMKVKEPIEREWAHMRRGQTIFTYFHFAADEKLTRAHLDSGATCIAYETVELPSRELPLLTPMSEVAGRMAVQQGAKYLEKLYGGRGVLLGGVPGVAPAKAVILGGGVVGINAAKMAAGLGAKVVILDISLERLRYLSDVMPANVQLIHSNRHNILEQVATADLVVGGVLIPGAKAPKLIRREDLKRMRPGAVIVDVAVDQGGCVETIKATTHENPTYVVDGVIHYGVANMPGGVPRTSTLALTNATLPYALQLANKGWKQALRDNPALLKGLNVVDGKVTYPGVAEAFGLPYHEPARFVA from the coding sequence ATGCTCATAGGCGTTCCGAAGGAAATCAAGACCAACGAGAACCGCATCGCCCTCGTCCCGGCTGGGGCCGAGGCGCTGGTGGCGGCCGGGCACCAGGTCCTCATCGAGAAGGGGGCCGGCGAAGGGAGCGGCTTCGACGACAGCGATTACACCGCGGTGGGCGCACAGATCGCCCCCGACGCCGCCGCCACGTGGGCCAAGGCGGACATGATCATGAAGGTGAAGGAACCGATCGAGCGCGAGTGGGCGCACATGCGCCGCGGGCAGACGATCTTCACCTATTTCCACTTCGCGGCGGACGAGAAGCTCACCCGGGCGCACCTCGACTCGGGGGCCACCTGCATCGCGTACGAGACCGTCGAGCTCCCGTCGCGCGAGCTCCCGCTCCTCACGCCGATGTCGGAGGTGGCCGGGCGCATGGCGGTGCAGCAGGGGGCGAAATACCTCGAGAAGCTGTACGGCGGGCGCGGCGTCCTCCTCGGCGGCGTCCCGGGGGTGGCCCCGGCCAAGGCCGTGATCCTGGGGGGTGGGGTCGTCGGGATCAACGCCGCCAAGATGGCGGCCGGCCTCGGGGCCAAGGTGGTCATCCTCGACATCTCGCTCGAGCGGCTCCGCTACCTGTCGGACGTGATGCCGGCCAACGTGCAGCTCATCCACTCCAACCGGCACAACATCCTCGAGCAGGTCGCCACTGCCGACCTGGTGGTGGGCGGGGTGCTGATCCCCGGGGCCAAGGCGCCCAAGCTGATCCGCCGCGAGGACCTCAAGCGGATGCGGCCGGGGGCGGTGATCGTCGACGTCGCCGTCGACCAGGGCGGGTGCGTGGAGACCATCAAGGCGACGACGCACGAGAACCCGACCTACGTCGTGGACGGCGTGATCCACTACGGCGTGGCCAACATGCCGGGGGGGGTCCCGCGGACGTCGACGCTGGCGCTCACCAACGCCACCCTCCCGTACGCGTTGCAGCTGGCCAACAAGGGATGGAAGCAGGCGCTGCGCGACAACCCGGCCCTCCTCAAGGGGCTCAACGTCGTCGACGGCAAGGTGACCTACCCGGGCGTGGCCGAGGCCTTCGGGCTCCCGTACCACGAGCCGGCGCGGTTCGTGGCCTAG
- a CDS encoding rod shape-determining protein (functions in MreBCD complex in some organisms) has product MRWPSLSAGKLFPANAIAVDLGTANTLVYVKGEGIVLNEPSVVAIDRESKRVKGVGLEAKRMLGRTPDGIIAVRPMKDGVIADFDVTEKMLRYFLELIIKHRMFKIKPRVLVCVPSGITEVERRAVRDSALGAGAKEVFMVAEPMAAAIGVGLPIETPTGNMVIDIGGGTTEIAVIALSGIVSDTSIRTAGDELDTAIVQFMRKNYNLLIGEPTAEQIKIQIGSAAPVGEEREMDVKGRDLVSGIPKTVRVHSSEIREAIQEPIQQIVDAVRRALEITPPELSSDIVDRGIVMTGGGALIRGLDVVLSQETGLPIHVDEDPLTCVVRGVGRILDDEAKYWSVLSS; this is encoded by the coding sequence ATGCGTTGGCCATCCCTCTCGGCGGGCAAGCTCTTTCCCGCCAATGCAATCGCGGTTGACCTCGGCACGGCAAACACGCTGGTGTACGTCAAGGGCGAGGGGATCGTCCTGAACGAACCATCGGTCGTCGCGATCGATCGCGAGTCCAAGCGCGTGAAGGGGGTCGGGCTCGAAGCCAAGCGCATGCTCGGGCGCACGCCGGACGGGATCATCGCCGTCCGCCCGATGAAGGACGGCGTCATCGCCGACTTCGACGTGACCGAGAAGATGCTCCGGTATTTCCTGGAGCTGATCATCAAGCACCGGATGTTCAAGATCAAGCCGCGCGTGCTGGTGTGCGTCCCCTCGGGGATCACCGAGGTCGAGCGGCGCGCGGTGCGCGATTCCGCGTTAGGCGCCGGCGCCAAGGAAGTGTTCATGGTCGCCGAGCCCATGGCCGCCGCCATCGGCGTCGGGCTCCCGATCGAGACCCCGACCGGGAACATGGTGATCGACATCGGCGGCGGGACGACCGAGATTGCCGTCATCGCGCTCTCCGGGATCGTGAGCGACACGTCGATCCGCACCGCCGGCGACGAGCTCGACACGGCGATCGTGCAGTTCATGCGCAAGAACTACAACCTCCTCATCGGCGAGCCCACGGCCGAGCAGATCAAGATCCAGATCGGCTCGGCCGCCCCGGTGGGCGAGGAGCGCGAGATGGACGTGAAGGGGCGCGACCTCGTCTCCGGGATCCCGAAGACGGTGCGGGTGCACTCCTCGGAGATCCGCGAGGCGATCCAGGAACCGATCCAGCAGATCGTCGACGCGGTGCGTCGCGCGCTCGAGATCACCCCGCCCGAGCTGTCGAGCGACATCGTGGACCGCGGCATCGTGATGACGGGGGGCGGGGCCCTGATCCGCGGGCTGGACGTCGTGCTGAGCCAGGAGACCGGGTTGCCGATCCACGTCGACGAGGACCCGCTGACGTGCGTGGTGCGCGGCGTCGGGCGCATCCTCGACGACGAGGCGAAGTACTGGTCGGTCCTCTCGTCGTAG
- a CDS encoding rod shape-determining protein RodA yields MIKRVFADYPLVIIALLLSAYGIAVVYSAGQTDVPVAAVVGAYKRQLAWFALALAGAWAISRASVRLLEWASWPAYLLGIALLAVTLVFGSGAGTAASMKGWLTIGGMRLGQPAELAKVTVVLMLAKVLSGRRAAPKSLLELWKPALVVLVPWVLVMAQPDLGTGMVFVGIFFAMLFWAGVSGPLLLLAASPAISLILAFNTGLWGAWFLILIAVVLWYKPFVVEGVALIVANVAMGVLAPIVWEKLAPHQRARLLVFLDPSEDPKASGYHVIQSQIAIGSGGWVGKGFTLGTQKRGSFLPAQHTDFIFAVVGEELGFLGVSIALALFLLLFLRVIRVASRANDSFSSLVAFGLLGSWFVHVIENVGMTLNLMPITGIPLPFFSYGGSFMLACWLAIGILVRISSEGRGEADALPIGLRR; encoded by the coding sequence TTGATCAAGCGCGTCTTCGCCGATTACCCGCTCGTCATCATCGCCCTTCTGCTGTCGGCGTACGGGATCGCCGTGGTGTACTCGGCGGGGCAGACCGACGTCCCGGTCGCCGCGGTGGTCGGCGCCTACAAGCGCCAACTGGCGTGGTTCGCCCTGGCCCTGGCGGGGGCGTGGGCGATCAGTCGCGCTTCCGTGCGGCTGCTCGAGTGGGCGAGCTGGCCGGCGTACCTACTGGGAATCGCCCTGCTGGCCGTCACCCTGGTCTTCGGGTCCGGGGCAGGGACGGCGGCCAGCATGAAGGGGTGGCTCACGATCGGCGGGATGCGCCTGGGGCAGCCGGCGGAGCTGGCCAAGGTGACCGTCGTCCTGATGCTCGCCAAGGTGCTGTCGGGACGCCGCGCGGCGCCGAAATCGCTGCTCGAGCTGTGGAAGCCGGCCCTCGTGGTCCTCGTCCCATGGGTGCTGGTGATGGCGCAGCCCGACCTCGGGACGGGGATGGTCTTCGTGGGGATCTTCTTCGCGATGCTGTTCTGGGCGGGCGTCTCGGGGCCGCTCCTCCTCCTCGCCGCATCGCCCGCCATTTCGCTCATCCTGGCCTTCAACACCGGGCTGTGGGGCGCCTGGTTCCTCATCCTCATCGCGGTCGTGCTGTGGTACAAGCCGTTCGTGGTCGAGGGCGTAGCGCTCATCGTCGCCAACGTCGCGATGGGGGTGCTGGCGCCGATCGTCTGGGAGAAGCTCGCCCCGCACCAGCGCGCGCGCCTCCTGGTCTTTCTCGACCCCTCGGAAGATCCCAAGGCCTCGGGCTACCACGTCATTCAGTCGCAGATCGCCATCGGCTCCGGCGGATGGGTCGGGAAGGGATTCACGCTGGGGACGCAGAAGCGCGGGTCGTTCCTCCCCGCGCAGCACACGGACTTCATCTTCGCGGTGGTCGGGGAGGAGCTGGGCTTCCTCGGGGTCTCGATCGCGCTCGCCCTCTTCCTGCTCCTCTTCCTGCGGGTCATTCGCGTGGCGTCGCGCGCCAACGATTCCTTCAGCTCGCTGGTGGCCTTCGGCCTGTTAGGCAGCTGGTTCGTGCACGTGATCGAGAACGTGGGGATGACGCTCAACCTCATGCCCATCACCGGCATTCCGCTCCCGTTCTTCTCGTACGGCGGGTCGTTCATGCTGGCGTGCTGGCTGGCGATCGGGATCCTGGTGCGGATCTCGTCGGAGGGGCGAGGCGAGGCCGACGCGCTCCCGATCGGCCTGCGGCGCTAG
- a CDS encoding proline--tRNA ligase, whose translation MSDKKLTPRATDFSAWYNETVLRAELADYSPVRGCMVIRPNGYGIWERMQRALDDMFKATGHRNAYFPLFIPESFLHKEAQHVEGFAPEAAVVTHGGGKKLEEPLVVRPTSETIIYSMYAKWVQSYRDLPILINQWANVVRWEMRTRLFLRTLEFLWQEGHTAHATHDEAEAETRLILGVYRTFMEEWMAMPVVTGLKTESEKFAGALRTYCLEAMMQDNKALQAGTSHNLGQNFAKAFELKFQDESGAMEYAWNTSWGVSTRMIGGLVMTHGDDNGLRTPPRLAPIEVVIVPIWKSDEERTRLLEAAYQVKQELATWGGRGDDRIRVHVDAREGMKPGAKYYEWELQGVPLRLEIGPRDLANGACMAARRDTREKASLSLGQLPGAVATLLATIQGDMLRAARERREANSVRDPISYDRFREIMEGDGAFVYAGWNGDPAVEAKVKEETKATIRCIPEPEFLTQGAASTCMVTGEPARHTVIWAKAY comes from the coding sequence ATGTCTGACAAGAAACTCACCCCCCGCGCCACCGATTTCAGCGCGTGGTACAACGAAACCGTCCTCCGCGCCGAGCTGGCGGACTATTCCCCCGTGCGCGGTTGCATGGTCATTCGTCCCAACGGCTACGGCATCTGGGAGCGCATGCAGCGCGCCCTGGACGACATGTTCAAGGCCACGGGACATCGCAACGCCTACTTCCCCCTCTTCATCCCCGAGAGCTTCCTGCACAAGGAGGCGCAGCACGTCGAGGGGTTCGCGCCCGAGGCCGCGGTCGTCACACACGGGGGCGGCAAGAAGCTCGAGGAGCCGCTCGTCGTCCGCCCCACCTCGGAGACGATCATCTACTCGATGTACGCCAAGTGGGTGCAGAGCTACCGGGACCTCCCCATCCTGATCAACCAGTGGGCCAACGTGGTCCGCTGGGAGATGCGCACACGCCTCTTCCTGCGCACGCTGGAGTTCCTGTGGCAGGAGGGGCACACCGCCCACGCCACCCACGACGAGGCCGAGGCGGAGACCCGCCTCATCCTCGGCGTCTATCGCACGTTCATGGAGGAGTGGATGGCGATGCCGGTCGTTACCGGCCTCAAGACGGAGAGCGAGAAGTTCGCCGGCGCGCTGCGCACGTACTGCCTCGAGGCGATGATGCAGGACAACAAGGCGCTGCAGGCGGGGACCTCGCACAACCTCGGGCAGAACTTCGCCAAGGCGTTCGAGCTCAAGTTCCAGGACGAGTCCGGGGCCATGGAATACGCGTGGAACACGAGCTGGGGCGTCTCGACGCGCATGATCGGCGGGCTGGTGATGACGCACGGGGACGACAACGGGCTCCGGACCCCGCCCCGACTGGCGCCCATCGAGGTCGTGATCGTCCCCATCTGGAAGAGCGACGAGGAGCGCACGCGCCTGCTCGAGGCGGCGTACCAGGTCAAGCAGGAGCTGGCGACGTGGGGCGGGCGCGGCGACGACCGCATCCGCGTGCACGTCGACGCCCGCGAGGGGATGAAGCCTGGCGCCAAGTACTACGAGTGGGAGCTGCAGGGGGTCCCGCTTCGCCTGGAGATCGGCCCCCGCGACCTGGCCAACGGGGCGTGCATGGCGGCGCGCCGCGACACGCGCGAGAAGGCGTCGCTCTCGCTCGGGCAGCTCCCCGGCGCGGTCGCGACGCTCCTCGCGACGATCCAGGGCGACATGCTGCGCGCCGCGCGCGAGCGCCGCGAGGCCAACAGCGTCCGCGACCCCATCAGCTATGATCGCTTCCGGGAGATCATGGAGGGCGACGGGGCCTTCGTGTACGCCGGGTGGAACGGCGATCCGGCGGTCGAAGCCAAGGTGAAGGAGGAGACGAAGGCGACGATCCGCTGCATCCCCGAGCCGGAGTTCCTCACGCAGGGAGCGGCGTCGACGTGCATGGTGACCGGCGAGCCCGCCAGGCATACGGTCATCTGG
- a CDS encoding histidine--tRNA ligase produces MSTGALPGFRDFYPEQFAQRAWLFERWREVARRFGFVEYDGPPLEPLELYTRKSGDEIVGQLYNFEDKGGRQVSLRPEMTPTVARMVAARANALRKPVRWFSIPQLFRYERQQKGRLREHFQLNVDLFGEGDVAADAELLAVACEIMRNCGLGPDDVVARVSDRRLLTALVRGAGIPEEAIGAVFAAVDKIEREPTEALVKKMTEVGVSATAAGHVLELVKGSDFDALRTEFAGHGEVTSALERFDTYRALLDAHGVREYLRLDLTIVRGLAYYTGIVFELFDARGEFRAVCGGGRYDNLLQALGGVDMPALGFGMGDVVLGELLKARGKMPGGAPALDYWIAPLDGTHRVAATALAARLRAEGASVEYPLKEQALGKQFKAAHGAGARAVVIVGDRYREAQEVEVKDLATGGQEVRPLSWLLDHARTRPTGANDRP; encoded by the coding sequence ATGTCGACCGGAGCGCTCCCAGGATTTCGAGACTTCTACCCCGAGCAGTTCGCGCAGCGCGCCTGGCTCTTCGAGCGGTGGCGCGAGGTGGCGCGGCGCTTCGGCTTCGTCGAGTACGACGGCCCGCCGCTGGAGCCGCTCGAGCTCTACACCAGGAAGAGCGGCGACGAGATCGTCGGACAGCTCTACAACTTCGAGGACAAGGGGGGGCGCCAGGTCTCGCTGCGCCCGGAGATGACCCCGACCGTCGCCCGGATGGTGGCGGCCCGGGCCAACGCCCTGCGCAAGCCGGTGCGCTGGTTCTCGATCCCGCAGCTCTTCCGCTACGAGCGGCAGCAGAAGGGGCGGTTGCGCGAGCACTTCCAGCTCAACGTCGACCTCTTCGGCGAGGGCGACGTGGCGGCCGACGCCGAGCTCCTGGCGGTGGCGTGCGAGATCATGCGGAACTGTGGGCTGGGACCGGACGATGTCGTCGCCCGCGTCTCCGACCGCCGGCTCCTGACCGCCCTGGTGCGCGGCGCCGGGATCCCCGAGGAGGCGATCGGTGCCGTCTTCGCCGCGGTGGACAAGATCGAGCGCGAGCCGACCGAGGCGTTGGTGAAGAAGATGACCGAGGTGGGCGTCTCGGCCACCGCCGCCGGGCACGTGCTGGAGCTCGTGAAGGGGTCGGACTTCGACGCGCTGCGCACGGAGTTCGCCGGCCATGGCGAGGTAACGTCGGCGCTGGAGCGCTTCGACACCTATCGTGCCCTGCTCGACGCCCACGGGGTGCGGGAGTATCTCCGCCTCGACCTCACCATCGTGCGGGGGCTGGCCTACTACACGGGGATCGTCTTCGAGTTGTTCGATGCCCGGGGCGAGTTCCGTGCGGTGTGCGGCGGCGGGCGCTACGACAACCTGCTGCAGGCGCTGGGCGGCGTCGACATGCCGGCCCTGGGCTTCGGCATGGGCGACGTGGTGCTTGGCGAGCTCCTGAAGGCGCGGGGGAAGATGCCCGGCGGGGCGCCCGCGCTGGACTACTGGATCGCGCCGCTGGACGGGACGCACCGGGTGGCGGCGACGGCGCTGGCCGCCCGGCTGCGAGCGGAGGGGGCGAGCGTCGAGTATCCGCTCAAGGAACAGGCGTTAGGCAAGCAGTTCAAGGCGGCGCACGGCGCCGGCGCGCGCGCCGTCGTGATCGTCGGCGACCGCTACCGCGAGGCGCAGGAGGTCGAGGTCAAGGACCTGGCGACCGGCGGGCAGGAGGTGCGCCCGCTCTCCTGGCTGCTCGACCACGCCCGCACTCGCCCCACTGGCGCCAACGACCGACCGTGA